Proteins found in one Sorghum bicolor cultivar BTx623 chromosome 1, Sorghum_bicolor_NCBIv3, whole genome shotgun sequence genomic segment:
- the LOC8064505 gene encoding uncharacterized protein LOC8064505 yields MHPGLLHPSSSSSSPAARTLYLYSAHPPHGMLIAHLAAEHEAFHFTTIDLRRTGLQLRAAVCRPAGQHIHPPIMALKRKACPSLADGDHILASSTSTPLGTGAGNSFTPAAAAAMTESSWAEAAAGAVVAAQRARKRFVGVRQRPSGRWVAEIKDTIQKIRVWLGTFDTAEEAARAYDEAACLLRGSNTRTNFWPRARAAAGAVVMPPPPHHQLVAPPPAAPSALPSKVTSLLLLRLKKARTASASAVTQEVPSAQHQGQQGYGAGAGAVPEEYSFQVDDFLSYDSTTSDVKHEEGSTCSQETEGGDGDEEEEVVACKEEDEAPLDFGFMDKRPSSAGGEGEADNNAGLQYSPFEMVAAADLGDDDDGLEMEPPPTYAAGEGEGTGDGEPSTAIHEVMKRMKYERKISASLYALSGVSECLRMRIGDGGGSAAGKRELALSGLRDACRNKRQQQEQGRRQQVEDKEGNVVGHEECSSCSNSFSSEATSSSPEATNDDDSPQEAKAVDNSDMLLWSSLDLPPIC; encoded by the coding sequence atgcatcccggcctcctccatccttcttcttcttcttcctctcccgCAGCCCGAACCCTTTATTTATACTCTGCTCACCCACCTCATGGCATGCTCATAGCCCACCTGGCAGCAGAGCACGAAGCATTTCACTTCACCACCATCGATCTTCGCCGTACCGGCCTCCAGCTAAGGGCCGCCGTGTGCCGGCCTGCCGGGCAGCATATCCACCCACCCATCATGGCGCTCAAGCGCAAGGCGTGTCCGAGCTTGGCCGACGGCGACCATATCCTCGCGTcgtcgacgtcgacgcccctGGGCACCGGCGCCGGCAACAGCTTTACGcccgcagcggcggcggcgatgacGGAGTCGTCGTGGGCAGaagcggcggcgggggcggtgGTGGCAGCGCAGCGGGCCCGGAAGCGGTTCGTGGGCGTGCGGCAGCGGCCCTCCGGCCGGTGGGTGGCGGAGATCAAGGACACCATCCAGAAGATCCGGGTGTGGCTCGGCACCTTCGACACCGCCGAGGAGGCCGCCCGGGCCTACGACGAGGCCGCCTGCCTCCTCCGCGGCTCCAACACCCGCACCAACTTCTggccccgcgcccgcgccgccgccggtgctGTCGTCATGCCCCCGCCGCCCCACCACCAgctggtggcgccgccgcctgcTGCGCCGTCCGCTCTGCCCTCCAAGGTCAccagcctcctcctcctccgcctcaagAAAGCACGCACTGCAAGTGCAAGTGCGGTCACACAGGAGGTGCCATCAGCGCAGCACCAAGGCCAGCAAGGgtacggcgccggcgccggcgccgtccCCGAGGAGTACAGCTTCCAGGTCGACGACTTCCTCAGCTACGACAGCACCACCAGCGACGTGAAGCACGAGGAGGGGTCCACCTGCTCCCAAGAAACGgagggcggcgacggcgacgaggaggaggaggtggtggcctgcaaggaggaggacgaggcgccGCTGGACTTCGGGTTCATGGACAAGCGCCCGTCATCAGCTGGTGGTGAGGGTGAGGCTGACAACAACGCGGGGCTGCAGTACTCGCCGTTCGAAATGGTGGCAGCCGCCGACCtcggtgacgacgacgacgggttGGAGATGGAGCCGCCGCCTACTTATGCAgcaggcgagggcgagggcacCGGCGACGGCGAGCCGTCGACCGCGATCCACGAGGTGATGAAGAGGATGAAGTACGAGAGGAAGATTTCCGCGTCGCTCTATGCGCTCAGCGGGGTGTCGGAGTGCCTCCGCATGCGCATCGGCGACGGCGGTGGCAGTGCTGCTGGGAAGCGCGAGCTGGCGCTCTCCGGCCTGAGGGACGCGTGCAGGAACAAGAGGCAGCAGCAGGAACAGGGACGGCGACAACAAGTAGAAGACAAGGAAGGTAACGTCGTTGGCCATGAGGAGTGCTCGAGCTGCAGCAACAGCTTCTCGTCGGAAGCGACGAGCTCTTCGCCGGAAGCAACCAACGACGACGACTCCCCGCAGGAGGCGAAAGCAGTAGACAACAGTGACATGCTTCTCTGGAGCTCCCTTGATCTGCCTCCTATCTGCTGA